The sequence aaaaaaattccctcagtggaatactttcagtcttttgactgtatggattacagatggaatgactgttatatgtgagtaccgctttctttgacagattctagtatgggtacatatatgttttcccaaccccagcacattagtttgctaattccagatgtatgaaacgcaggcctaactgtatctagtatattgaacgccagataaactaacttggccttttttaaataaaaaaaatcccctcactggaatactttcagtcttttgactgtatggattacagatggaatgactgttatatgtgagtaccgctttctttgacagattctagtatgggtacatatatgttttcccaaccccagcacattagtttgctaattccagatgtatgaaacgcaggcctaactgtatctagtatattgaacgccagataaactaacttggccttttttaaataaaaaaaattccctcactggaatactttcagtcttttgactgtatggattacagatggaatgactgttatatgtgagtaccgctttctttgacagattctagtatgggtacatatatgttttcccaaccccagcacattagtttgctaattccagatgtatgaaacgcaggcctaactgtatctagtatattgaacgccagataaactaacttggccttttttaaataaaaaaaaaattccctcactggaatactttatggcttttcactgtatggattacagatggaatgactgttatatgtgagtaccgctttctttgacagattctagtatgggtacatatatgttttcccaaccccagcacattagtttgctaattccagatgtatgaaacgcaggcctaactgtatctagtatattgaacgccagataaactaacttggccttttttaaataaaaaaaaaattccctcactggaatactttatggcttttcactgtatggattacaggtggactggtattagtaggggtgacacaagcacacccaagtccctgatgtaggatttctatggcacagaccactattacaagtgattaatggacgttgggagagattgtgctgcagcactagtcccaagatggccgccgcctatcagcccagtaacatgtgccacaaaatggtctgcacaacctttaaaaaaaatagccttggactgtgctgctaaatcgctattggtctgaatcccaggtgtagatgtctgacttgtttggagctttggaatgcacactgtggcagcttctgctgcagcactacaagtcgcaaaatggcggccggcggtcagcccaggtacatgtggatggaaaaatcactctggccactctaaaaatagccaatccctatcaaaaaagcagctcagctgcagttgttcagatgaatcacaggtggaggagagaaatttgcttccagttattcaattatccctgcctattctcgccctagcatcagctgcgtctatccctgttctattcacatcgggagtgagcacgtcccgacgtgcgcacaagcttataaagaggctgagtcacatgctgcacttggccaatcacagccttgccaatagtaggcatggctgcgatggcatcttagggcaagtagtatgatgcatgttgattggctgctttgcagcctttcaaaatgcgccaaaatacatgccgaacgacgaacccgaacccgaacttttacgaaaaagttcgggttcgggtccgtgtcacgaacaccccaaaattcggtacggacccgaactatgctcgaactgttcgctcaacactactcgtcTTTCACGcagcaagttgtactttctaatggcaccatttacagagTTCTGCATGTGGAAAAACAGACCcattttcattctctgggtcaggacAATTGCAACAATacaacatttatatagtttttcttgtggtttaaggctgtaaaaaaaaagtttctcatttgcattgccatattaacatctcttatttttatttatacagagctgtgtaaagaatcattttttgcgggacaatcgtaAAACtacaactgtagtttttattgaaggtgaagtaaaaaaaaacacgaatCAGAAATTGCTATTTTCTATTATCTTCATAGGAACATATCTGGCTTACTCGATCCCCACTATGGgtagctgtttaaaacagcaggcacctggcagcTATGGTGCCCACAGTGCTCGCAATCTTTAAATACCCAACTCCCAAGTTATATTTACTTTGGGTGGTCGGGAGGAGGTCAAGTGTGTCACTCAACTAAATCTGCTACTGTATCACCAATAGCTCGTACCATTTGTAATATTGGAGTGTTTTTATTTGGTAGATGCACTTTTGGGTGCCCAGGCACTAGATCTGGAATTACTACCCTGTAGCCTCCATAGAAGGAAAAATATGAACCTGTGTGCCACCAGTTGTCACCCGCTTCTCTTCCTTGTTATGGCCAACAGCATAATGGAGATTAAACACTGGTTCTCCTAATCTGTAGGATTCTTTTTGGTTGAAGGAATGGAAGACAGATTCATAGGAATCAATGTTTTAAATAAGCATGTAGCACTGCATTTTAACATCAAATCTATAGGCGCCTTTCACATGAATGATAtagattggctcaggatgcgttcagtaaaactcgcaccattttgcaagcaattcAGTTGGTTTTGtccgcgattgcgttcagttttttccacacgggtgcaatacAAACATATCTTAGCAACCTTAGAAAacccactcgtgtgaaagaggtcatAGAAATGGGGTCTTTGGACAGATTCTTAAATGCAAAATAAGAGCATGCCGAGACtgggaagtggaattcaatcagaCCGGGCATTCAAAAATAAACTGCTCAATAATACAACAGTATATATTCAACCCTTCACACAGTTGGACAAGCTCAGTCTGGAGACTCTTCTCTGCATATAGGATAAATATTATATCACTCCCTGCCGGCAATCCTTTTACTCCGATTTTCAACTGCTCTAGAACATGGACCTTAGCACAAGATGGATCATTTCCAAACAGGTCGATATCTATAAAGCATAATCTGTCTGCAAAAGGCATTGGATATGGTTGAGAACCAAGGCTAAGAAACTCTTCTGGAGAGGCATGGGGGCCATTACTGCCAGGTGTGACCTTGGAAGAAGATGCAGAGTCACTAGAATCCTCAGGATGTGAATAAATCCAAACAATCTCTCTTTTCAGTAGAAGATCTAGGTTGGACTTCTGAGCGGCAATAGGAGACCAACTTTGAACCAGCAATCCACCAGGAAGCAATTGCTCTCTCGTCTTTGACTCTTCAAGGAATCTGAGAATTTCCTCTGGTCCCAGAACAGATAGctttttggatctgtcttcattATTCACTCGAGACTCCAGTAACCTGAGTTTTGCTTCCAACTGGTCAGCAGAAACAAGTACAGGTATCACTGCCTaatgggtaacacaatgaacataggAGAGAGGTTCAGATTCAAAAGATTTAATGCAATACATAGATGAACTGTTATAAAAGTAGAAGAGGAACAAATGGAAAACAACAAAACTAGTTCTGAGCAAATCAAAGTAatcaaagtggacttcaatccaaatttcaggaaaaattcaatttcctacgaagccaaatttcctcgtgcttcatggtaacaaaacaattttctctgaaatggcattaaaaataaaatcatacttaactcatccatttgagcgcgaagaggctgtcgcagccatcttgcttgaatttCTAGCGCAAAATCTTGTGCTTGATGACCCATGACATCCCCCGCCGTATGAGATTTTGTGCTggctcttcaagcaagatggccacgaTGGCTTCTTTGTGCTCAAATTGATAAGgcaagtacaatttttttttttttttttttaaatgatcaaCCCCTGTAAGACCTTAATAAtaatctcagatgccacgatcagcaatGAACCTGGCATCTGAGAGGGTTGAATGACAGGTGGTGGAACAATAGCCATCCCCAGTAGTCATTGCACCCGGTACTTACAAAGAAAAGCGGAATCAAATCTCTAaacgaaaataaaaaaataaacagattTAAAAAATAGATAAGTTATTCCAACCAATAGTCAAATAATTAAAGTTTGTAAATTGAAGAAGATTGAACATTCAAACACATGTATTACCAGTTTGCCAAGGAAGTTGTAATACTTTCACTCTGCTCATACTATTATAGTATTTTTGATGATCCCAGTTTGATACACTGGACATTTAATAACAAGGTGCAGAACTTTATTACAACATTGGTTTGCTAGTCTAGTAAAATTGCTAGTTAAATATTAATATTGATAAGATATGGTGGGGGGAGGGTTTATTTAGCTGTACTTGACTAAGGGACCTGTTAATTGGTTTTGGGGTGAGATTGGATTCTCCACGAGCAAAGAGATGCATGGTTTTCTTCCTTTTTCTTCCCTGTGCAGACAGGCTGAAGGTGCCATTGTGGAATACTAAGGGGCTAAAAGGTAGGCTTAAGCTTATAGCAGTGTTTAAGCTCATTAAAAACAGACCAGGTACAGTTGTGGTAGCAGAAACTCATCTGACTAAATATGATGTAAGGAAATACTATGGTCACAGTTCAGAACTTCAGTCAGCAAAATTAGAAATTGACACTAGTCTTCCTTATCCACTCATGTTAATAGGAAGCTAAGGTTAACACTAGGTTCTTCACCAGAACTTGCTGCAAGgctagttggactggagaaaaatCACATTATGTCTGGAGTAAGGTAGCAGAAAATTGGTGCAAGTTCACTGGAAGCAGACATTCTAGAAAGACCAGAATAGGTGCAAAGAGTTGTAGAACCAGGAGAGACAGATCGTGCCTAAACAGCAGATTGGTTAATGCAGAAACTTGACACAGTCAGAATAGCAGGAAAATCAGAAGCCAAATCAAGAAACAAGGGGTTAAATCAAGAAAACAAGCCAAGGTAGGTACACGGTGTTGACGAGCAGATCTTCAGTTCAGACATAAAGCATAGAAGTACAAAAAGAGCCACTTTACACAATCACAGGAAACTGGCAATGATTGACTAAAAACCTCCTAGCTCTGGGTTTGTATGCTGAGCCAGGAACCATGCACATCATGGCTTGCTAAACTAGTCCCGACAGAAACTACATCTTTTGTATTAGCCATGGAAAACCACCTCTTTTTGCTTGAACTCTTCAATGTTGTAGGAGTGTAATTTATGATGCAGGCAGCTCTTCTCAGCATCCTCCCAATGAACCTTCCAGGAGTGCAGCTCCACACCCAATACTCTCATTCTTCCCCACCTACTTAGCACAATTTAgcctaatgccccccccccctcattacaCTATCATTCCCTGCCCAGTACTTTGTGGAACATGCTCAGTCCCTTTTTCATGGTGCAGTATGGGCACTTCCTACTCTAGTACTGTGCATTTCTGCACCCTATTAGCCTCCTGGACTATATCTCAAATACACCAGAGAAGGAAACGGTCTTCTCCCAGCTTCTCCATTTGCAGGCCTGTGCCCCAGTAGCAGTAATAATTTGGTGACATGGCATCTGCTATGCTCAGTAGGACCCACACTGGCTTGGGGATGATGAACTGTGTTCACCAGGGAAGCGGGGCTAGGCaatatttttttaaccaattAAACTAAACTAACTAACTTAAAACTACAGGGACAGCACAACTGTAAGGGGGCAGCATTAATGAGAgagaactactgttagggggtcaCTTTAGGGATAGCACAGTTTTAGGCTATACACTAATTGCCAGCATTACTGTAAAGGCggaactaagggggcataactactgtgtgaagaCAGTAAGGGGGTATTCTACTATAtagggcactgagggggcattcTATAAGGGGGAAAAACTACTGTGTGGAATTAGCTAGCTGAATTTTAGTGCAGACGCAGCATCAACACTCCAACAGCAGCCGCCGCATGGTGTCTGCCTCACATTGTTTTTAATAGGAGCACTGCATTTCATGGCCAGCAGTTTAAAGTTGTGACTGTGCAAAGAAAGGAGTTTCCCGCTTGGCACTGTGTCCAGATGGATGCCGCTTAAAGCAGTGACAGGTGTCCGCTTGAGGTTTAGCTCAATTCAGTGGAGCTCAACCACGAGTGGGTCCACGGCCTTCAAAGTGAACAACCGCAGTGGTTTCTGCAGCAGATTTTGACAGCATCAAAGTCTGCCATGTGAACACACCGTAAGGAGGAATAAAGGGGATTGGGtcggtgtcacggatgatgttgcagatagctggaagttatggataaacatccgactggcttgatcccaaactaaggagcatgaaggtgacccctataaaaccctaagagctcaccctgactgctaagcacatacaagggtctcagaggtagacgattgcatgccctcgtacctagactgtgtgacacctgaaaaccctataatagtgaggggacacggccaccggctccctgcacttaatacggagggagtcagggtcacctagaatcaagctagcaaggaaacacaaaacatgaaaggacttatctgaacaagcagcaacagaagtctccaacagtgaacacttcaatccaggaagtagtataaactgcaaagtgaggcagtatgggagggaatataaaggattagtctaaataggtgacacctgggagaaggaaatgagatgacaaagtgaaaccaaaacaaagaacatcatgcaagaggtagaaaaggacgtctgtcagaccttctcacagaagtggcggtgacagtcgTATTATGCAGATAAAGATTGGATGGAGTTAGTGCTGTACCAATAGAGTTACATTTATCTGGGTCTGTCTCTCTAGAGATAGAAATGGGGGTTAGGGTGTTAATGTCAGCCCTAGGGTAGAAAAACACAGCTGGCCGACACTAACACATAGTGATAGTAATGGAGGTGTCCGTCAGATGCCTCCATTATAAAACCACAGTAAAGTGtgaaaaaccccacaaaaaaaaaaacttaaataaccACTCCAGCCCTTTAActtcttaaggacacagccatatttcaccttaaggaccaggccatttttggcaaatctaACCATTGtcattttaagtggtgataactttaaaacgccttgacttatccaggccattctcagaatgttttttcgtcacatattgtaattcatgacactggtaaaatgaagtaaaaaaaaaacatttttatatataaaaaaataccaaattgcaaatttccaagtttcagtttctctacgtaaaaacatagaaacatagaatgtgtcggcagataagaaccatttggcccatctagtctgcccaatatactgaatactatggatagcccctggccctatcttatatgaaggatggccttctgcctatcccatgcatgcttaaactcctccactgtatttgcagctaccacttctgcaggaaggctattccatgcatccactactctctcagtaaagtaatacttcctgatattacttttaaacctttgcccctctaatttaaaacgatgtcctcttgtagcagtttttcttctattgtctcctcttttaccttgttgattccctttatgtatttaaaagtttctatcatatccccgatgtctcgtctttcttccaagctttacatggtaaggtcctttaatctttcctggtaagttttatcctgcaatccatgtactagtttagtagatatatttttatttatatatatatatatttatatatttagtagctataaatatatatatttagtagtttagtatggaagaagtgaaccagccggtcgagtatgagcaacctttgaccgagcgcaggtttcacaggctgtcacgtaattctcaatgctcttacgtaaccctggccaccagaacctccgggacaccagatcacaggtggacttaccaccaggatgtccagcaaggacagtatcgtgatgttccttgaacaccttgtatcgcaggccctcaggaacaaacaacctccctgggggacaagaaccaggagccccctcctgggctcccaacacctccatctctaattcagggtatagagcggagaccaccaccccatccgctaaaatcggTGCAGTATCCTCTGAATcatctcccccaggaaagctgcgagacaaggcatctgccttgacgttcttgacccctgggcgaaaggcaaccacaaaattgaacctggtaaaaaacagtgaccatctggcctgcctagggttcagacgcttggcagattgcaggtaagccaaattcttatggtctgtatataccgtaacggggtctgtatataccgtaaccagtgacgccattcctcaaaggccaacttgatagccaacaactctctatctccaacatcataattcctctcagcgaccgagagcttcttggagaaaaaggcacacgggacccacttgccaggggatgaaccctgtgacaccaCCGCACCAACCCCCACctttgatgcatcaacctccactacaaatggctgacacacatccggctgcaccagaatgggagcagacgcaaaatactccttaatagccgaaaaggcctgcaatgcctcatccaaccagacagagacgttggcgcctttcttggtcatatcagtaagaggtttaacTATGGTAGAGTAGttcgaaatacattttctataataattcgtaaaccccaggaACCGCATCAAggttttctgattctctggtcggtcccattccagaaccgcccggaccttctcggggtccatacgaaaaccagaatcagatagCAAGTATCCCAAGAACAGAAGCTCtttcaccgcaaacaaacatttctccaatttagcatataatttattctctcgAAGGATCGTCaatacctgtctcacatgatcctgatgggtctttagATCAGGaggataaattaaaatatcatccaggtaaactactacgaacctccccaccaaatgatgaaaaatgtcattgacgaatcgctggaatactgctggcgcgtttgtcaacccaaaaggcataaccaggttctcaaaatgaccctcgtgcgtattgaaggccgttttccactcatccccctcatatgatcagattgtaggcccctctcaaatccaacttggagaacaccttggctcctacaatctgatcaaaagatcagagatcaagggcaggggatatggatcccggactgtaatacggttcatttcccggaaatccaaacacggtctcag is a genomic window of Bufo bufo chromosome 1, aBufBuf1.1, whole genome shotgun sequence containing:
- the LOC120988611 gene encoding probable N-acetyltransferase 16, which codes for MSVLTSVPKIDFSPATAEDYEELMSISSGLFNGLDHVPGMYHKWLKEPLRRMFMARCEGKVVGFESFMLVDDGTAAVVEDIRVAAEMRRRGVGGVIGMFCRDVIRSDHPEVKRVRSAVAGNPPSIMVETCKMITCKSLIYSEAVIPVLVSADQLEAKLRLLESRVNNEDRSKKLSVLGPEEILRFLEESKTREQLLPGGLLVQSWSPIAAQKSNLDLLLKREIVWIYSHPEDSSDSASSSKVTPGSNGPHASPEEFLSLGSQPYPMPFADRLCFIDIDLFGNDPSCAKVHVLEQLKIGVKGLPAGSDIIFILYAEKSLQTELVQLCEGLNIYCCIIEQFIFECPV